One window of Desulfobaculum bizertense DSM 18034 genomic DNA carries:
- a CDS encoding amino acid ABC transporter permease, translating to MPASSPAIFRPLQRHEQILDIVKLLLLGAGVFWLLMLGEEHLNYQWQWYLVPRYIFTWKHGVFTPGPLLEGLFVTFQITGLSLVLSMLFGLTAAIFGLSQSYVARLVSRCYVELIRNTPLLIQILFIYFVIAPVFDIGAFTSAVLALSLFEGAYASEIFRGGIESIHKGQWEAAYSLGLSTTDTYRKIILPQAIKRILPPLTGVLVSLVKDSSLASTIAVYELTQQGQLVIADTFLTFEIWFLIAIMYLAVTISLSWAAAALERKMNSEN from the coding sequence ATGCCTGCATCATCTCCTGCCATTTTCCGTCCGCTCCAGCGTCACGAACAGATTCTGGACATTGTTAAGCTTCTCCTTCTGGGAGCAGGTGTTTTCTGGTTGCTCATGCTTGGCGAAGAACACCTGAATTATCAGTGGCAGTGGTACCTTGTGCCCCGCTACATCTTCACCTGGAAACATGGTGTCTTTACACCCGGGCCACTGCTGGAGGGACTTTTTGTCACCTTCCAGATTACCGGCCTGAGCCTTGTGCTCTCCATGCTCTTTGGGCTGACAGCCGCTATCTTTGGCCTTTCGCAGTCCTACGTTGCGCGCCTTGTTTCGCGCTGCTACGTCGAGCTGATCCGAAACACCCCCCTTCTGATTCAGATCCTCTTCATTTACTTTGTCATCGCCCCTGTTTTTGACATCGGCGCATTCACCTCAGCCGTTCTGGCCCTGTCCCTGTTTGAAGGGGCATATGCCTCGGAAATTTTCCGTGGTGGCATAGAATCCATTCACAAAGGCCAGTGGGAAGCCGCATACAGCCTTGGACTTTCCACAACAGATACCTACCGAAAAATCATCCTGCCTCAGGCAATCAAACGCATACTCCCTCCGCTGACGGGTGTGCTTGTCTCTCTTGTAAAAGACTCCTCCCTCGCCAGCACCATCGCGGTATATGAACTGACCCAGCAGGGCCAGCTTGTCATTGCCGATACCTTCCTCACCTTTGAAATCTGGTTCCTCATTGCCATCATGTATCTGGCAGTGACCATCAGCCTGTCGTGGGCCGCAGCAGCCCTTGAACGCAAAATGAACAGCGAGAACTAA
- a CDS encoding glycosyltransferase family 2 protein, which yields MREPITAVILTFNGETWLSKTLESLSFCDEILVIDSGSTDSTLKIAQKYSAKILHRDWEGTIPQFRFAFEHVTTPWIITLDQDEFLSPELKDSVCAALDAPKGHGGFFCPRRSWYLDRFIMHSGWYPDRLLRVFRLDSVEIRGMLPHEEFHPTGSTEVLRGDIIHYPYRDLAEHLDKINSYTSLAAREMHAKGRRAGVGTAFSHAIGKFLKQYLLKQGFRDGKAGFVLAIHSFLYAFQKYMKLVELKHSEKRENPQQEP from the coding sequence ATGAGAGAACCCATCACTGCGGTCATTCTGACCTTCAACGGCGAGACATGGCTGTCCAAGACTCTGGAAAGCCTGTCGTTTTGTGACGAAATTCTTGTTATTGATTCCGGGAGCACCGACTCCACACTGAAAATCGCTCAAAAGTATTCCGCAAAAATTCTGCACCGAGACTGGGAAGGTACCATCCCCCAGTTCCGCTTTGCCTTTGAGCACGTCACAACACCGTGGATTATCACGCTTGACCAGGACGAGTTCCTCTCTCCTGAACTCAAAGACTCCGTATGCGCCGCGCTTGATGCCCCCAAAGGGCACGGTGGATTTTTCTGCCCCCGCCGCTCCTGGTACCTTGACCGCTTTATCATGCACTCAGGCTGGTACCCGGACAGACTGCTTCGCGTGTTCCGGCTGGACAGCGTCGAAATCCGAGGCATGCTTCCGCACGAAGAATTTCACCCAACCGGGAGCACCGAAGTGCTCCGTGGCGACATCATCCACTACCCCTACCGTGATCTTGCTGAGCATCTCGACAAAATCAACAGCTATACCAGCCTCGCCGCACGCGAAATGCACGCCAAGGGGCGCAGGGCTGGCGTCGGCACGGCCTTCTCCCACGCCATAGGCAAATTCCTGAAACAGTACCTGCTCAAGCAGGGTTTTCGAGATGGGAAAGCGGGCTTTGTCCTCGCTATCCACTCCTTTTTGTACGCATTTCAGAAGTACATGAAGCTTGTGGAACTTAAACACTCGGAAAAGCGAGAGAATCCCCAGCAGGAGCCGTGA
- the tmk gene encoding dTMP kinase produces MFVTFEGIEGSGKSSVLNAVQKHLEEQGHSILRTLEPGGSRIGQELRKLLLSMNSTDLTGESELFLYLADRAQHVATVIRPALEEGKIVLSDRYADSTVAYQGYGRGLDPRQLHSFNDVAVSGLWPDLTLLLDLPAEVGLGRAVARNMKEQKCDSEGRFEAESLSFHSTVREGYLTLAALHNNRYRIVDATQPLDKVIEDCIEILEAKLRGEDTPLPQL; encoded by the coding sequence ATGTTTGTTACCTTTGAAGGGATAGAAGGCTCTGGAAAATCCAGCGTTCTGAACGCGGTCCAAAAGCACCTTGAAGAACAGGGGCACAGCATTCTGCGCACTCTGGAACCCGGTGGAAGCCGCATTGGACAGGAGCTGCGCAAACTTCTTCTGAGCATGAACAGCACCGACCTCACCGGCGAAAGCGAACTGTTTCTGTACCTCGCAGACCGTGCCCAGCACGTCGCCACGGTGATTCGTCCGGCCCTCGAAGAAGGGAAGATTGTCCTTTCTGACCGCTACGCCGATTCCACTGTCGCCTATCAGGGCTATGGCCGTGGGCTTGACCCCCGCCAGCTGCACAGCTTTAACGACGTTGCCGTCTCTGGCCTCTGGCCTGACCTGACCCTACTGCTGGACCTGCCCGCAGAAGTGGGCCTTGGCCGCGCAGTAGCCAGAAACATGAAAGAACAGAAATGCGACAGCGAAGGCCGGTTTGAGGCTGAAAGCCTGAGTTTCCACTCCACGGTTCGCGAAGGCTACCTGACACTTGCTGCCCTGCATAACAACCGCTACCGCATTGTGGATGCAACTCAGCCCCTCGACAAGGTCATTGAAGACTGCATTGAGATTCTGGAAGCCAAACTTCGCGGCGAAGACACACCTCTTCCGCAGCTCTAA
- a CDS encoding 3'-5' exoribonuclease YhaM family protein, with amino-acid sequence MIRKQTFVRDLAPGRNIDDVFVVVEARQAQAKNGPFWALTLGDNSGEVPARIFYPMSQSYPQLSSGTALRVMGQVQTYRDEPQIIVDSVQELDPAAEGLRLGDFVPSSKREPEDMLADIERLCKKHLGYRPWRTLCRKVLTDPQIKPKIIAAPGAVSMHHAYAGGLIEHTLGVCRLCMAYADLYPHLDRQVLLAGAIFHDLGKAWEYSAGLARERTDIGKLLGHIQIGLQKLEPFLERATDLDDDLKTHLRHLILSHHGALEFGSPTLPQTAEALALHFADNMDAKMNTIEVATEDIAAGETGWSQYLRALSRSVYQPRHTPAPRPDNEKEEANQLCLLPLKG; translated from the coding sequence ATGATTCGTAAGCAGACTTTCGTTCGGGATCTCGCCCCGGGCCGGAACATTGACGATGTTTTTGTCGTTGTTGAAGCTCGACAGGCTCAGGCGAAAAATGGCCCTTTTTGGGCTCTGACGCTTGGCGACAATTCCGGCGAGGTACCAGCAAGAATATTTTACCCCATGAGTCAGAGTTATCCTCAGCTCAGTTCGGGGACTGCCCTTCGGGTCATGGGGCAGGTTCAGACCTACCGCGATGAGCCACAGATCATTGTGGATTCTGTTCAGGAACTGGACCCTGCTGCCGAAGGCCTGCGCCTTGGAGACTTTGTTCCCTCAAGCAAGCGCGAGCCAGAAGACATGCTTGCCGACATTGAACGGCTTTGCAAAAAGCACCTTGGCTATCGCCCGTGGCGCACCCTGTGCCGCAAGGTGCTCACTGACCCGCAGATCAAACCCAAAATCATTGCTGCCCCCGGCGCCGTGAGCATGCATCACGCCTACGCTGGCGGGCTGATTGAACATACACTTGGAGTCTGCCGCCTGTGCATGGCCTATGCAGACCTCTACCCGCATCTAGACCGGCAGGTGCTTTTGGCCGGAGCCATTTTCCATGACCTTGGCAAGGCATGGGAATATAGCGCAGGCCTTGCCCGCGAGCGAACCGACATTGGCAAGCTTCTTGGGCACATCCAGATTGGCCTGCAAAAGCTCGAACCATTTCTGGAACGGGCCACAGACCTTGATGACGATCTCAAAACGCATCTTCGGCATCTCATCTTGAGCCACCACGGTGCTCTGGAATTTGGGTCCCCGACCCTGCCCCAGACTGCCGAAGCTCTGGCCCTGCACTTCGCAGACAACATGGATGCCAAAATGAACACCATCGAAGTGGCAACAGAGGACATCGCCGCTGGAGAAACAGGCTGGTCGCAATACCTGCGCGCCCTGTCCCGTTCTGTCTACCAGCCGCGGCACACTCCGGCCCCTCGACCCGACAACGAAAAAGAGGAAGCTAACCAGCTATGTTTGTTACCTTTGAAGGGATAG
- the surE gene encoding 5'/3'-nucleotidase SurE, which yields MRILLTNDDGIQAVGLRTLYRALSEAGHDVHVVAPATEQSAVGHAITIAMPLKVKKFHENGFRGVGVYGTPADCVKLGLSTEVGGEKPDLVVSGINSGCNVGVDIIYSGTVSAATEGALNGIPSLAVSYDDWTPDDLSGQARWVCGFVERMDWQALPPETLLNLNFPKGSVEQAKELKLCPQTKIPYKDGYQRREDPRGQEYYWLEGEIPFERVSPYTDRALLSQGHITLTPLKFSLTDSAMLETLNSMGIR from the coding sequence ATGCGCATTCTTTTGACCAACGATGACGGAATACAGGCAGTAGGACTTCGGACGCTTTATCGGGCGCTTTCTGAGGCTGGGCATGACGTGCACGTCGTGGCTCCGGCAACAGAACAGTCTGCTGTTGGGCATGCAATTACCATTGCAATGCCGCTCAAGGTAAAAAAATTTCATGAAAACGGCTTTCGGGGCGTTGGTGTCTATGGAACCCCGGCAGACTGCGTCAAACTTGGACTCAGCACCGAAGTGGGCGGAGAAAAACCCGATTTGGTGGTTTCTGGGATCAACAGCGGCTGCAATGTAGGGGTAGACATCATTTATTCGGGTACGGTAAGCGCCGCAACCGAAGGGGCACTGAATGGAATTCCTTCTCTGGCGGTCTCTTATGATGACTGGACCCCAGATGACCTCTCTGGACAGGCCCGCTGGGTCTGTGGATTTGTGGAGCGGATGGACTGGCAGGCCTTGCCGCCAGAGACCTTGCTGAATCTGAATTTCCCCAAGGGAAGTGTGGAGCAGGCAAAAGAGCTGAAACTCTGCCCCCAGACCAAAATCCCATACAAAGATGGGTACCAGCGGCGGGAAGATCCACGAGGACAGGAATATTACTGGCTTGAAGGGGAAATTCCTTTTGAGCGGGTTTCCCCGTATACGGACCGGGCGTTATTGAGCCAGGGACACATCACGCTGACGCCTTTGAAATTTAGTCTCACTGACAGCGCGATGCTGGAGACGCTGAATTCCATGGGGATTCGTTGA
- the fba gene encoding class II fructose-1,6-bisphosphate aldolase, giving the protein MALTGPKEMFEKAYAGGYAIGAFNVNNMEIIQGIVAAAEEEKAPLVLQVSAGARKYARQIYIMKLVEAALQECDLPICVHLDHGADFEICKDCIDGGFTSVMIDGSHLPFEENIALTKKVVEYAHDKGVWVEAELGRLAGIEEHVVSEKNIYTDPDQAVEFVERTGCDSLAIAIGTSHGAYKFKGEARLDFERLETITNMMKGYPLVLHGSSSVPQEFVEMANSYGGEIPGAKGVPEDLLRRAAKFGVCKINIDTDIRLAMTAVIRKTLKENPSEFDPRKYLGPARQAVKDMVQHKIKNVLGCSNAI; this is encoded by the coding sequence ATGGCACTTACCGGGCCCAAAGAGATGTTCGAGAAGGCATACGCTGGTGGGTATGCTATTGGCGCTTTTAATGTAAACAACATGGAGATCATTCAGGGCATCGTTGCTGCTGCTGAAGAAGAAAAGGCTCCCCTGGTTCTTCAGGTGTCTGCTGGCGCACGCAAATATGCCCGCCAGATTTACATCATGAAGCTGGTTGAAGCTGCTCTTCAGGAGTGCGACCTGCCGATCTGCGTGCATCTTGACCATGGCGCTGATTTCGAAATTTGCAAGGACTGCATCGATGGCGGATTCACTTCCGTTATGATTGACGGTTCCCATCTGCCTTTTGAAGAAAACATTGCTCTGACCAAAAAGGTCGTTGAATACGCACACGATAAGGGCGTGTGGGTTGAAGCTGAGCTTGGCCGTCTGGCTGGCATCGAAGAGCATGTCGTTTCTGAAAAGAATATTTACACGGACCCAGACCAGGCCGTGGAATTTGTTGAGCGCACGGGTTGTGACTCTCTGGCAATCGCCATTGGTACCAGCCACGGTGCATACAAGTTCAAGGGTGAAGCCCGTCTCGACTTTGAACGTCTTGAGACCATCACCAACATGATGAAAGGCTACCCGCTGGTCCTGCACGGTTCTTCTTCCGTGCCTCAGGAATTCGTTGAAATGGCAAACAGCTACGGTGGAGAGATTCCCGGAGCCAAGGGCGTTCCCGAAGACCTGCTGCGCCGCGCTGCAAAGTTTGGCGTGTGCAAAATCAACATCGACACGGACATCCGTCTTGCAATGACCGCAGTCATCCGCAAGACCCTCAAGGAAAATCCGTCTGAATTTGACCCTCGCAAGTATCTTGGCCCTGCCCGTCAGGCTGTGAAGGACATGGTCCAGCACAAGATCAAGAACGTGCTTGGCTGCTCAAACGCAATTTAA
- the gap gene encoding type I glyceraldehyde-3-phosphate dehydrogenase — MAVKIGINGFGRIGRFLTRLLATESDVELSMVNARADNAALAHLLKYDSVHGRFDGEVVANDEGFLLNGKQVKVSRNPIGDWTWNDGPVDIVVETTGRVKDREGLARHIECGAKKVIIGAPGKGVDLTVVPGVNDDLYDPAKHDVLSNASCTTNCLAPATKVINDTFGIKHGLMTTIHSYTMSQRILDGSHKDLRRARAAAMNIIPTTTGAAKAVTAVIPELKGRLDGMAMRVPTPNVSLVDVVFELERDVTAEEVNDVLKAASEGAMKGNMGYTDEPLVSIDFVSSSFGGVVDSMLTNVMDKRMLKLIIWYDNEGGYTNQLLRLIKKVAKSM; from the coding sequence ATGGCAGTCAAAATTGGTATCAATGGTTTTGGTCGTATTGGCCGCTTCCTGACCCGTCTGCTCGCTACCGAGTCTGACGTGGAACTTTCTATGGTAAACGCCCGTGCAGATAATGCTGCGCTGGCTCACCTGCTCAAGTATGACTCTGTTCATGGCCGCTTTGACGGTGAAGTCGTCGCAAACGACGAAGGCTTCCTGCTCAACGGCAAGCAGGTCAAGGTGTCCCGCAACCCCATTGGCGACTGGACCTGGAATGACGGCCCCGTTGACATTGTTGTGGAGACCACTGGCCGCGTGAAGGACCGTGAGGGCCTTGCCCGTCACATTGAGTGCGGTGCAAAGAAAGTTATCATTGGCGCACCCGGCAAGGGTGTTGACCTGACCGTTGTGCCCGGTGTGAACGATGATCTTTATGATCCTGCAAAGCACGATGTGCTGTCTAACGCATCCTGCACCACCAACTGCCTTGCTCCTGCTACCAAGGTGATTAACGACACCTTTGGCATCAAGCACGGTCTCATGACTACCATTCATTCCTACACCATGAGCCAGCGCATTCTGGACGGTTCCCACAAGGACCTCCGCCGCGCCCGTGCTGCTGCCATGAACATCATCCCGACCACCACCGGTGCAGCCAAGGCTGTGACCGCAGTTATCCCCGAGCTGAAGGGCCGCCTTGATGGCATGGCCATGCGCGTTCCCACCCCGAACGTGTCTCTCGTGGACGTGGTCTTTGAACTTGAGCGCGACGTGACCGCAGAAGAGGTCAACGACGTCCTTAAGGCTGCTTCCGAGGGCGCAATGAAGGGCAACATGGGCTACACTGATGAGCCTCTTGTTTCCATCGACTTTGTGTCCAGCTCCTTTGGTGGCGTGGTTGACTCCATGCTGACCAACGTCATGGACAAGCGCATGCTCAAACTGATTATCTGGTACGACAACGAAGGTGGATACACCAACCAGCTTCTGCGCCTTATCAAGAAGGTCGCAAAGAGCATGTAG
- a CDS encoding PAS domain-containing sensor histidine kinase has product MPKNSPACPAQDTTDEPLRLPVQSANANRSLVSVAANTEGIPSSPYILYTASFDTPFSILNISPNVEDILGYSPKDIIQDRSFWEKHWHPSDQEMKKFRRYLFRSSRHTALYRFQHSDGSWKILRDEMTLAPASENYAKDGHRHIVSGVITDVTCSLSEPDESAYSPSLFSAIFESSPSGLFVLDMNGKFLDANQAGLELYKASYMEIVGKYPRELCNREDGIALQDAIRRASELGTTQQLERPQRCMDGTRFWADLRINPIFDTEGHSLFTVVSVTDLTRQRKQQLALEEAENEKNKILSTVTELMLHQDLSHRILWANSAAAQSINKSSEQIVGDFCYKLWAKRRTPCPDCPVHEAIETGHTCSGVIKRAHDRTWHITAYPLNDSTGKPTGALQVARDITDQRATEEALRKSESEKQLILSTISESVTHLRPDGTIIWGNPATVISSGSELSKMVGKKCYTLFSGQTEPCKNCPLPETLKRKTQSRGEVTHPNGTIWEVACYPILDSKKDITSIIKVSREITKSKKLEKNLRKARDLAENANKMKTEFLANMSHELRSPLNGVLGMLDCLLDTDLDAEQKDCTEIALQAGEGLLTIINDILDFSKLQADKITLSHNEFDLRQTMRVVTNTFVQQCRTNAVELSYSVDNSIPPQLIGDEGRVRQILFNLIGNAVKFTKNGSVDVSVNLLHKETAPQQARLLVEVADTGIGIPKEQKESIFDPFVQLNWGKHSKYEGTGLGLGIVKRLVSRMGGIINVESEPGKGTTVSFWITVGLVQPDSSPQLTII; this is encoded by the coding sequence ATGCCCAAAAACAGCCCAGCCTGTCCTGCGCAGGATACCACTGACGAGCCTTTACGTCTTCCTGTCCAGTCCGCCAATGCCAACCGTTCGCTTGTTTCTGTCGCGGCGAACACCGAAGGCATTCCTTCATCTCCATATATTCTGTACACAGCCAGCTTTGATACGCCATTTTCCATTCTCAACATTTCTCCAAACGTTGAGGACATCCTCGGGTATTCGCCCAAGGATATTATTCAGGACCGCAGCTTTTGGGAAAAGCACTGGCACCCAAGCGATCAGGAAATGAAAAAATTCCGGCGCTATCTGTTCCGCTCCTCACGGCATACGGCCCTGTACAGGTTTCAGCACAGCGACGGAAGCTGGAAAATACTCCGGGATGAAATGACTCTTGCCCCGGCAAGCGAAAACTATGCGAAAGACGGGCACAGACACATTGTCAGCGGCGTTATTACTGACGTGACCTGCTCTCTCTCCGAACCCGACGAAAGTGCATACTCCCCTTCCCTCTTCTCCGCCATATTCGAAAGCTCCCCTTCCGGGCTTTTTGTCCTCGACATGAATGGAAAATTTCTGGATGCCAATCAGGCAGGCCTTGAACTGTACAAAGCGTCCTACATGGAAATTGTCGGGAAGTACCCTCGCGAACTGTGCAACCGGGAAGACGGCATTGCGCTCCAGGACGCCATACGCCGAGCCTCCGAGCTTGGAACAACCCAGCAGCTTGAACGCCCCCAGCGCTGCATGGATGGCACACGCTTCTGGGCAGACCTGCGCATCAATCCCATTTTTGACACCGAAGGCCACTCCCTTTTTACCGTGGTCTCCGTGACAGACCTCACTCGCCAACGCAAACAGCAGCTTGCCCTTGAAGAAGCAGAAAATGAGAAAAACAAAATTCTGTCGACCGTGACAGAACTCATGCTGCATCAGGACCTTTCCCATCGAATCCTGTGGGCCAACAGCGCCGCAGCCCAGTCCATAAACAAAAGTTCAGAGCAAATCGTCGGCGATTTTTGCTACAAGCTGTGGGCCAAGCGCCGAACCCCCTGCCCTGACTGCCCTGTTCATGAAGCTATTGAAACAGGTCATACCTGCTCAGGCGTCATCAAAAGAGCACACGACCGGACATGGCACATCACTGCATATCCACTCAATGACAGTACAGGGAAGCCCACCGGAGCACTTCAGGTCGCCCGAGACATTACGGACCAGCGCGCAACCGAAGAGGCTCTGCGCAAATCCGAATCAGAAAAACAGCTTATTCTGTCTACCATTAGTGAATCCGTCACCCACCTCCGGCCAGACGGAACCATTATCTGGGGCAACCCCGCCACAGTCATCTCCTCTGGCTCTGAGCTGTCAAAAATGGTTGGGAAAAAATGCTATACGCTCTTCTCCGGCCAGACAGAACCATGCAAAAACTGTCCACTCCCAGAGACGCTAAAAAGGAAAACACAGTCGCGAGGAGAAGTAACACACCCCAATGGAACAATTTGGGAAGTCGCCTGCTATCCCATTCTGGACAGCAAAAAGGACATTACAAGTATCATCAAGGTGTCCCGTGAGATAACCAAAAGCAAGAAACTCGAAAAGAACTTGCGCAAAGCTCGTGACCTTGCCGAAAACGCCAACAAAATGAAAACGGAATTTCTGGCAAACATGAGCCATGAGTTGCGCTCTCCGCTCAATGGCGTGCTGGGCATGCTTGACTGCCTGCTGGATACTGATCTTGATGCGGAACAAAAGGACTGCACGGAAATTGCGCTTCAGGCGGGCGAAGGTCTGCTGACAATTATCAATGACATTCTGGATTTTTCCAAACTTCAGGCTGACAAAATAACTCTCTCTCACAACGAATTTGACCTGCGCCAAACCATGCGGGTGGTCACCAACACCTTTGTGCAGCAGTGCCGCACCAACGCCGTTGAACTGAGCTACTCCGTTGACAACAGTATTCCGCCCCAGCTCATTGGCGACGAAGGCCGCGTCCGGCAGATTCTCTTCAACCTCATAGGCAACGCCGTCAAATTTACCAAAAACGGCTCTGTCGACGTCTCCGTTAACCTGCTCCACAAAGAAACAGCCCCGCAGCAGGCCCGGCTTCTGGTGGAAGTCGCCGACACAGGCATCGGCATTCCAAAAGAACAAAAAGAAAGTATTTTCGACCCCTTTGTGCAGCTCAACTGGGGCAAGCACAGCAAATACGAAGGAACCGGCCTTGGGCTTGGCATTGTCAAACGCCTTGTCTCGCGCATGGGTGGCATCATCAATGTCGAGAGCGAACCCGGCAAAGGGACCACGGTCTCTTTCTGGATTACCGTTGGCCTTGTCCAGCCTGACAGCTCGCCGCAGCTCACAATAATTTGA